From Drosophila suzukii chromosome 2R, CBGP_Dsuzu_IsoJpt1.0, whole genome shotgun sequence, a single genomic window includes:
- the pain gene encoding transient receptor potential cation channel protein painless yields MDLNNCGFIDPQAQLSAALAKQDIRQFKAALDCGAQADLQDDRGTSIFEKALSTPGCRDFIEACLDHGSQVNHINQKLNKAAVNYAADSRDPGNLAALLSPRPGQKVQVDRKYAQLTPLNSLAKNLTEENAPAVLTCMKLLLGYGASPNTVDQSEFTPLHHVLRKSKVKAEKQEFVQLFLAQPELDIDSYRKGEVRRLLQAQYPELTLPEERQTGPEIDIQTLQRTLRDGDEELFEQQFTEYLQSHKDAHKDNQLNTHQEEFFSLLQESIKKGRQRAFEAILTTGIDINSRPGSPNEANLVETSVIFGNWQALERLLKEPSLRLSKDSKLLNAVIGRLEQQPYDGFNHQRCFDLLVDSDRVDINEADSGRLVPLSYAVLNRNTMAMKKLLNNGAYIGSKSAFGTLPIQDMPPEVLEEQFDSCITTNGEKPGERNFEIIIDYKNLMRQERDSGAGKPSAPSNQLHDEMAPIAFIADSKEFRHLLQHPLISSFLFLKWHRLSVIFYCNFLLYSLFTASIIAHTLLKYHESDLRALTVVFGILSWLGIGYLIIRECTQWIMSPVRYFWSITNIMEVALIILSICTCMESNFDKETKRVLAVLTILLVAMEFCLLVGSLPVLSISTHMLMLREVSGTFVKSFALYSIFVLTFSLCFYILFGKAEVSAEGGEGDGDFNTFSKPIEALIKTIVMLTGEFDAGDIKFTSVYTYLIFLLFVIFMTIVLFNLLNGLAVSDTQAIKAQAELNGAICRTNVLSRYEQVLTGHGRAGFLMGNHLLRSICQRLINIYPNYLSLRQITVLPNDGSKVLIPMSDDFELKTLKGNNQASFQQLPMSPNVPQKKLLDPPVKLLPCCCSVLTGKCSQMDGRTVKLALAVIDKKKSMEQSRKQEQIKDGRLKIIEHRLEQVLQLLQDRN; encoded by the exons ATGGACTTAAACAACTGCGGCTTCATCGACCCGCAGGCCCAACTGTCTGCAGCTTTGGCCAAGCAAGACATCCGACAGTTCAAAGCAGCCCTGGACTGCGGTGCCCAAGCCGACCTGCAGGACGACCGCGGCACGAGCATCTTCGAGAAGGCGCTCTCCACACCGGGCTGCAGGGACTTTATAGAGGCTTGCCTCGACCACGGCAGTCAGGTCAACCAC ATCAATCAAAAGCTGAACAAGGCCGCAGTCAACTATGCCGCCGACTCGAGGGATCCCGGGAACCTAGCAGCTCTTCTGAGTCCCCGTCCAGGCCAAAAGGTCCAGGTTGACAGAAAGTACGCGCAACTGACGCCACTAAACTCGCTGGCCAAGAATCTCACAGAGGAGAATGCCCCGGCGGTGCTAACCTGCATGAAGCTTCTGCTGGGCTACGGCGCCTCGCCCAACACCGTGGATCAGAGTGAGTTTACACCCCTGCATCATGTGCTCAGGAAGAGCAAGGTCAAGGCCGAGAAGCAAGAATTCGTTCAGCTCTTTCTGGCTCAACCGGAGCTGGACATTGATAGCTACCGAAAAGGAGAGGTGCGCCGCCTGCTGCAGGCGCAGTACCCGGAGCTCACACTGCCGGAAGAGCGCCAGACCGGGCCGGAGATAGACATCCAGACCCTCCAACGGACCCTGCGGGACGGAGACGAAGAACTGTTCGAGCAGCAGTTCACAGAATACCTGCAGAGTCATAAAGATGCCCATAAGGACAACCAACTGAACACCCACCAGGAGGAGTTCTTTAGTCTGCTGCAGGAAAGCATCAAGAAAGGCAGGCAGAGAGCCTTCGAAGCCATTCTAACGACTGGCATCGACATCAACTCGAGGCCTGGCTCGCCCAACGAAGCGAATCTCGTCGAGACGTCCGTAATCTTTGGCAACTGGCAAGCCTTGGAGCGACTGCTAAAGGAGCCAAGCCTACGGCTGTCCAAAGATTCCAAGCTACTGAACGCGGTAATTGGTCGTCTCGAACAACAGCCATATGATGGATTCAACCATCAGCGCTGTTTCGATTTGCTCGTAGACTCCGATCGCGTGGACATCAACGAGGCTGACTCGGGGCGTCTGGTGCCCCTTTCCTATGCGGTGTTAAATCGCAATACGATGGCGATGAAGAAACTCCTGAACAACGGCGCCTACATTGGGTCCAAGAGCGCATTTGGAACGCTGCCCATCCAAGACATGCCACCCGAGGTTCTCGAGGAGCAGTTCGACTCCTGCATCACCACAAACGGAGAGAAGCCGGGTGAACGAAATTTTGAGATCATCATCGATTACAAGAACCTGATGCGCCAGGAGAGGGATTCTGGAGCGGGCAAGCCTTCCGCTCCTTCCAATCAGCTGCACGACGAGATGGCCCCAATCGCGTTCATCGCCGATTCAAAGGAGTTTCGCCACCTGCTGCAGCACCCGCTGATCTCGAGCTTCCTCTTCCTTAAGTGGCACCGGCTATCCGTGATCTTCTACTGTAACTTCCTGCTCTACTCGCTCTTCACCGCCTCCATTATCGCCCACACTCTCCTAAAGTATCACGAGAGCGATCTCAGAGCTCTTACCGTCGTTTTCGGAATCCTCTCCTGGCTGGGAATTGGCTATCTCATAATTCGGGAGTGCACCCAGTGGATTATGTCTCCAGTTCGGTATTTTTGGTCCATAACAAACATCATGGAGGTGGCTCTGATAATCTTATCCATCTGTACCTGCATGGAATCCAACTTCGACAAGGAGACGAAGCGCGTCCTGGCCGTCCTAACCATCTTACTGGTCGCCATGGAGTTCTGCCTGCTGGTGGGCTCCCTTCCAGTGCTCTCCATTTCCACCCACATGCTCATGTTGCGCGAAGTCTCGGGCACTTTCGTGAAAAGCTTCGCCCTCTACTCGATCTTCGTGCTGACCTTCAGTCTGTGCTTCTACATCCTCTTCGGTAAGGCAGAAGTGTCTGCGGAGGGGGGAGAGGGCGATGGGGACTTCAACACCTTCTCCAAGCCCATCGAGGCCCTGATCAAGACCATCGTGATGCTGACGGGCGAGTTCGATGCCGGAGACATCAAGTTTACGAGTGTCTACACCTACCTTATCTTCCTCCTCTTCGTGATCTTTATGACGATTGTGCTGTTCAACCTGCTGAACGGTCTGGCCGTAAGCGATACCCAG GCTATCAAGGCGCAGGCGGAACTGAACGGTGCCATTTGCAGGACCAACGTCTTGAGTCGATATGAACAGGTTCTTACTGGCCACGGGCGAGCTGGGTTTTTGATGGGCAATCATCTCTTACGGAGCATCTGCCAACGTTTGATAAACATCTACCCCAACTACTTAAGCCTCCGCCAGATTACTGTGCTGCCGAACGATGGGAGCAAAGTGCTCATACCTATGAGCGATGACTTCGAGCTGAAGACTCTTAAGGGCAACAACCAGGCTAGCTTCCAGCAGTTGCCCATGAGTCCGAATGTGCCCCAAAAGAAACTGCTGGACCCTCCGGTAAAACTCCTGCCCTGCTGCTGCTCCGTGCTTACCGGAAAGTGCTCCCAGATGGACGGCCGAACGGTCAAGTTGGCCCTGGCTGTGATCGACAAGAAGAAAAGCATGGAGCAGAGCCGAAAGCAGGAGCAGATCAAAGACGGTCGGTTAAAGATAATCGAGCACAGGCTGGAGCAGGTGTTGCAGCTGCTCCAGGATCGAAACTGA